In a single window of the Grus americana isolate bGruAme1 chromosome 31, bGruAme1.mat, whole genome shotgun sequence genome:
- the CCDC65 gene encoding dynein regulatory complex subunit 2 isoform X2: MPGKRRLQAAAPVVGEDGLLLLQSQALAEEEAAKTKGEMLTRFLKDKLAKEERSSTLNLHKLSTQWRAVLRETKDKELRQDIEILSQTFTRVIDCKDSVIKSLATDLEEAEEQHAQALRSHLHNIDRLLQLQRCRLTCLEEGYGAQLEALKMEFEAERRTILEQHERESCYLRDVALAAEQNYTKNDHEATLNFQSTRDDIKNKSLQEKQYSRMQLGRKAEALWEQFQRAMQSYTEATEHQKVAFEALKQKDKKSSREIETQAKKLQKLQDSVAATKGQIAAHLRQSEQQNQCVREEKERVLRQLQKLKNEMNQARAKAYDSLARLTMQSSAALKVLVRVVEKAQRILRLAEMCRRLETEEEKVLPFYPSSLVEGEQQDARRVLEEMPVEPLAQAVWDYVGLERFWQRFSKAKLEEQALERERAALSQQNQHLRELLRQYLAGISVSHEVLEEPNPLLAIEHKSCVPRELSRAGGAAHKVVTVPHAPTASWTPSPAPPALAENPPANRGHCTACDRLDVP; the protein is encoded by the exons ATGCCGGGGAAGCGTCGTCTTCAGGCAGCAGCCCCCGTTGTAGGGGAGGAtgggctcctgctgctgcagagccaagCGCTGGccgaggaggaggcggccaaGACAAAGGGGGAGATGCTCACCCGGTTCCTGAAG GACAAGCTGGCCAAGGAGGAGCGCAGCAGCACCTTGAACCTCCACAAGCTCAGCACGCAGTGGCGGGCAGTGCTGCGGGAGACCAAGGACAAGGAGCTGCGCCAGGACATCGAGATCCTCAGCCAGACCTTCACCCGGGTGATAGACTGCAAGGACAGTGTCATCAAG TCCCTGGCCACGGAcctggaggaggcagaagagcagcacGCCCAGGCCCTGCGCAGCCACCTGCACAACATTGACcgcctgctgcagctccagcgcTGCCGCCTGACCTGCCTGGAGGAGGGGTACGGCGCCCAGCTGGAGGCCCTGAAGATGGAGTTTGAGGCTGAGAG GAGGACCATCCTTGAGCAGCACGAGCGAGAAAGCTGCTACCTGCGGGACGTGGCACTGGCTGCGGAGCAGAATTACACCAAGAATGACCATGAGGCCACGCTGAATTTCCAGAGCACCCGGGATGACATCAAGAACAAG AGCTTACAGGAGAAGCAGTACAGCCGCATGCAGCTGGGCAGGAAGGCGGAGGCGCTCTGGGAGCAGTTCCAGCGGGCCATGCAGAGCTACACGGAGGCCACTGAGCACCAGAAGGTCGCTTTTGAGGCACTGAAGCAGAAGGACAAGAAGAGCTCCAGGGAGATAGAGACGCAGGCGAAGAAGCTGCAAAAGCTCCAG GACTCAGTCGCAGCCACCAAGGGCCAGATCGCAGCTCACCTCCGGCAGAGCGAGCAGCAGAACCAGTGCGTgcgggaggagaaggaaagggtcCTCAGGCAGCTCCAGAAGCTCAAGAATGAGATGAACCAGGCCAGGGCGAAGGCCTATGACAGCCTGGCCAGGCTCACCATGCAGAGCAGTGCTGCCCTGAAGGTGCTGGTGCGGGTGGTGGAGAAG GCCCAGCGCATCCTGCGGTTGGCCGAGATGTGCCGCAGGCTagagacagaggaggagaaggtgttGCCCTTCTACCCTTCCTCACTGGTGGAGGGGGAGCAGCAAGACGCCCGGCGAGTCCTCGAGGAGATGCCCGTGGAGCCCCTGGCCCAG GCCGTGTGGGACTACGTGGGGCTGGAACGCTTCTGGCAGCGGTTCAGCAAGGCAAAGCTGGAGGAGCAGGCGCTGGAGCGAGAGCGGGCGGCCCTGAGCCAGCAGAACCAGCACCTGCGGGAGCTACTCAGGCAGTACCTGGCGGGGATCTCTGTCAGCCATGAGGTGCTGGAGGAGCCCAACCCACTCCTGGCCATTGAGCACAAGAGCTGTGTCCCCAGGGAGTTGTCCCGTGCCGGGGGGGCTGCGCACAAGGTCGTCACGGTGCCGCacgccccaacagcctcctggaCCCCGTCCCCTGCTCCGCCGGCACTGGCTGAGAATCCCCCTGCAAACCGGGGACATTGCACAGCCTGTGACCGCCTGGATGTGCCATAA
- the RND1 gene encoding rho-related GTP-binding protein Rho6, with translation MRERRPAPAAPARCKLVLVGDVQCGKTAMLQVLAKDCYPETYVPTVFENYTACLASEEQRVELSLWDTSGSPYYDNVRPLCYSDSDAVLLCFDISRPETLDSAAKKWKTEIMDYCPNTRVLLIGCKTDLRTDLSTLMELSHQKQAPISYEQGCAAARQLGAESYLECSAFTSEKSVHSIFRTVSGICLSKNPLQPPKSPPRSLSKRLLHLPSRSELISSAFKKEKAKSCSVM, from the exons ATGCGGGAGCGGAGGCCGGCACCGGCGGCTCCGGCCCGCTGCAAGCTGGTGCTGGTGGGCGACGTACAGTGCGGCAAGACGGCAATGCTGCAGGTGCTGGCCAAGGACTGCTACCCCGAG ACGTACGTGCCCACCGTGTTTGAGAACTACACGGCGTGTCTGGCCAGCGAGGAGCAGCGGGTGGAGCTGAGCCTCTGGGACACCTCTG GCTCACCCTACTACGACAACGTGCGTCCCCTCTGCTACAGCGACTCGGACGCTGTCCTGCTCTGCTTTGACATCAGCCGCCCCGAGACCCTGGACAGTGCAGCcaagaag tGGAAGACGGAGATCATGGACTATTGCCCCAACACGCGGGTGCTGCTCATTGGCTGCAAGACGGACCTACGGACAGACCTGAGCACCCTGATGGAGCTCTCCCACCAGAAGCAGGCACCCATCTCCTATGAGCAg GGCTGTGCAGCGGccaggcagctgggagcagagagctACTTGGAGTGCTCGGCCTTCACCTCAGAGAAGAGCGTCCACAGCATCTTCCGGACTGTGTCCGGCATCTGCCTCAGCAAAaaccccctgcagccccccaagAGCCCCCCCCGCAGCCTCTCCAAGAGACTCCTGCACCTGCCCAGCCGCTCTGAGCTCATCTCCTCTGccttcaagaaggaaaaagcaaaaagctgctctgtcatgtga
- the CCDC65 gene encoding dynein regulatory complex subunit 2 isoform X1: protein MCPGPAAMPGKRRLQAAAPVVGEDGLLLLQSQALAEEEAAKTKGEMLTRFLKDKLAKEERSSTLNLHKLSTQWRAVLRETKDKELRQDIEILSQTFTRVIDCKDSVIKSLATDLEEAEEQHAQALRSHLHNIDRLLQLQRCRLTCLEEGYGAQLEALKMEFEAERRTILEQHERESCYLRDVALAAEQNYTKNDHEATLNFQSTRDDIKNKSLQEKQYSRMQLGRKAEALWEQFQRAMQSYTEATEHQKVAFEALKQKDKKSSREIETQAKKLQKLQDSVAATKGQIAAHLRQSEQQNQCVREEKERVLRQLQKLKNEMNQARAKAYDSLARLTMQSSAALKVLVRVVEKAQRILRLAEMCRRLETEEEKVLPFYPSSLVEGEQQDARRVLEEMPVEPLAQAVWDYVGLERFWQRFSKAKLEEQALERERAALSQQNQHLRELLRQYLAGISVSHEVLEEPNPLLAIEHKSCVPRELSRAGGAAHKVVTVPHAPTASWTPSPAPPALAENPPANRGHCTACDRLDVP, encoded by the exons ATGTGCCCGGGCCCAGCCGCCATGCCGGGGAAGCGTCGTCTTCAGGCAGCAGCCCCCGTTGTAGGGGAGGAtgggctcctgctgctgcagagccaagCGCTGGccgaggaggaggcggccaaGACAAAGGGGGAGATGCTCACCCGGTTCCTGAAG GACAAGCTGGCCAAGGAGGAGCGCAGCAGCACCTTGAACCTCCACAAGCTCAGCACGCAGTGGCGGGCAGTGCTGCGGGAGACCAAGGACAAGGAGCTGCGCCAGGACATCGAGATCCTCAGCCAGACCTTCACCCGGGTGATAGACTGCAAGGACAGTGTCATCAAG TCCCTGGCCACGGAcctggaggaggcagaagagcagcacGCCCAGGCCCTGCGCAGCCACCTGCACAACATTGACcgcctgctgcagctccagcgcTGCCGCCTGACCTGCCTGGAGGAGGGGTACGGCGCCCAGCTGGAGGCCCTGAAGATGGAGTTTGAGGCTGAGAG GAGGACCATCCTTGAGCAGCACGAGCGAGAAAGCTGCTACCTGCGGGACGTGGCACTGGCTGCGGAGCAGAATTACACCAAGAATGACCATGAGGCCACGCTGAATTTCCAGAGCACCCGGGATGACATCAAGAACAAG AGCTTACAGGAGAAGCAGTACAGCCGCATGCAGCTGGGCAGGAAGGCGGAGGCGCTCTGGGAGCAGTTCCAGCGGGCCATGCAGAGCTACACGGAGGCCACTGAGCACCAGAAGGTCGCTTTTGAGGCACTGAAGCAGAAGGACAAGAAGAGCTCCAGGGAGATAGAGACGCAGGCGAAGAAGCTGCAAAAGCTCCAG GACTCAGTCGCAGCCACCAAGGGCCAGATCGCAGCTCACCTCCGGCAGAGCGAGCAGCAGAACCAGTGCGTgcgggaggagaaggaaagggtcCTCAGGCAGCTCCAGAAGCTCAAGAATGAGATGAACCAGGCCAGGGCGAAGGCCTATGACAGCCTGGCCAGGCTCACCATGCAGAGCAGTGCTGCCCTGAAGGTGCTGGTGCGGGTGGTGGAGAAG GCCCAGCGCATCCTGCGGTTGGCCGAGATGTGCCGCAGGCTagagacagaggaggagaaggtgttGCCCTTCTACCCTTCCTCACTGGTGGAGGGGGAGCAGCAAGACGCCCGGCGAGTCCTCGAGGAGATGCCCGTGGAGCCCCTGGCCCAG GCCGTGTGGGACTACGTGGGGCTGGAACGCTTCTGGCAGCGGTTCAGCAAGGCAAAGCTGGAGGAGCAGGCGCTGGAGCGAGAGCGGGCGGCCCTGAGCCAGCAGAACCAGCACCTGCGGGAGCTACTCAGGCAGTACCTGGCGGGGATCTCTGTCAGCCATGAGGTGCTGGAGGAGCCCAACCCACTCCTGGCCATTGAGCACAAGAGCTGTGTCCCCAGGGAGTTGTCCCGTGCCGGGGGGGCTGCGCACAAGGTCGTCACGGTGCCGCacgccccaacagcctcctggaCCCCGTCCCCTGCTCCGCCGGCACTGGCTGAGAATCCCCCTGCAAACCGGGGACATTGCACAGCCTGTGACCGCCTGGATGTGCCATAA
- the ARF3 gene encoding ADP-ribosylation factor 3, whose protein sequence is MGNIFGNLLKSLIGKKEMRILMVGLDAAGKTTILYKLKLGEIVTTIPTIGFNVETVEYKNISFTVWDVGGQDKIRPLWRHYFQNTQGLIFVVDSNDRERVNEAREELMRMLAEDELRDAVLLVFANKQDLPNAMNAAEITDKLGLHSLRHRNWYIQATCATSGDGLYEGLDWLANQLKNKK, encoded by the exons ATGGGCAACATCTTCGGGAACCTGCTGAAGAGCCTGATCGGGAAGAAGGAGATGCGGATCTTGATGGTGGGGCTGGACGCTGCCGGGAAGACCACCATCCTCTACAAGCTGAAGCTGGGGGAGATCGTCACCACCATCCCCACCatag GGTTCAACGTGGAGACGGTGGAGTACAAGAACATCAGCTTCACTGTGTGGGACGTGGGTGGGCAGGACAAGATCCGGCCCCTCTGGCGGCATTACTTCCAAAACACCCAGG GGCTGATCTTCGTGGTGGACAGCAATGACCGGGAGCGGGTGAACGAGGCACGGGAGGAGCTCATGCGGATGCTGGCGGAGGACGAGCTGCGGGACGCCGTCCTCCTCGTCTTCGCCAACAAGCAG GACCTGCCCAACGCCATGAACGCGGCGGAGATCACGGACAAGCTGGGGCTGCACTCCCTGCGCCACCGTAACTGGTACATCCAGGCCACCTGTGCCACCAGCGGGGATGGGCTCTACGAGGGCCTCGACTGGCTCGCCAACCAGCTCAAGAACAAGAAGTGA
- the FKBP11 gene encoding peptidyl-prolyl cis-trans isomerase FKBP11 isoform X2: MCVGEKRRAIIPPHLAYGKRGSPPTIPGDAVLRFEVELVGLSRASYWQKVVNEVLPLLCLGLVPALLGLIGYHLYRKASSPKLSKKKLKEEKRNKAKKK, from the exons ATGTGTGTGGG GGAGAAGCGGAGAGCCATCATCCCCCCTCACCTGGCCTACGGCAAGCGGGGCTCCCCTCCCACCATCCCAG GTGACGCGGTGCTGCGGTTCGAGGTGGAGCTGGTCGGTTTGTCCCGGGCCAGTTACTGGCAGAAGGTGGTGAACGAGGTGCTGCCACTGCTgtgcctggggctggtgccGGCGCTGCTGGGGCTCATCGGATACCACCTCTACCGCAAGGCCAGCAGCCCCAAGCTCTCCAagaagaagctgaaggaggagaagaggaacaaagccaaaaagaaataa
- the FKBP11 gene encoding peptidyl-prolyl cis-trans isomerase FKBP11 isoform X1 — protein sequence MPPPAALLLLALLLPPPPARAAESETESGARGLRLETLVAPPEGCTELSAPGDTVHIHYTGSLEDGRIIDTSLSRDPLQVELGKRQVIPGLEQSLLDMCVGEKRRAIIPPHLAYGKRGSPPTIPGDAVLRFEVELVGLSRASYWQKVVNEVLPLLCLGLVPALLGLIGYHLYRKASSPKLSKKKLKEEKRNKAKKK from the exons atgccgccccccgccgcgctgctgctgctggcgctgctgctgccgccgccgcccgcccgcgccgccGAGAGCGAAACCGAAAGCGGGgcccgggggctgcggctggAGACGCTC GTGGCCCCCCCCGAGGGCTGCACGGAGCTGTCGGCGCCGGGGGACACAGTGCACATCCACTACACG GGCAGTCTGGAAGATGGCCGCATCATCGACACCTCACTGAGCCGGGACCCGCTCCAGGTGGAGCTGGGCAAGCGCCAAGTCATCCCCG GCCTGGAGCAGAGTCTGTTGGACATGTGTGTGGG GGAGAAGCGGAGAGCCATCATCCCCCCTCACCTGGCCTACGGCAAGCGGGGCTCCCCTCCCACCATCCCAG GTGACGCGGTGCTGCGGTTCGAGGTGGAGCTGGTCGGTTTGTCCCGGGCCAGTTACTGGCAGAAGGTGGTGAACGAGGTGCTGCCACTGCTgtgcctggggctggtgccGGCGCTGCTGGGGCTCATCGGATACCACCTCTACCGCAAGGCCAGCAGCCCCAAGCTCTCCAagaagaagctgaaggaggagaagaggaacaaagccaaaaagaaataa